In a genomic window of Sulfurimonas denitrificans DSM 1251:
- a CDS encoding acyltransferase, translating to MINSRKISNLFKYLFAIPKSIYVNLRVLPLNQAIKLPIIVSNKTKLISLGGKINLGKVKTGIIRIGFGGTEHIDYAYTRTLLKIDGVVTFKGRAKIGLGSKFIIDKEATFSAGERFGITGETTILCAKKITIGDNARISWQCIIMDSDHHPVFDKNYSIINTPTEVNIGNNVWIGARCFILKNTLIDDGCIIAANTTITKKFSGVKHSVIGGDSARVLKTDIRWCN from the coding sequence ATGATAAACTCAAGAAAAATATCAAATCTCTTTAAGTACTTATTTGCAATTCCAAAGAGCATATATGTAAACTTAAGAGTTTTACCTTTAAATCAGGCAATAAAACTGCCTATCATTGTCTCTAATAAAACTAAGCTTATCTCATTGGGTGGAAAAATAAACCTTGGCAAGGTTAAAACAGGGATTATCCGCATAGGTTTTGGCGGAACAGAGCATATTGACTACGCTTATACAAGAACTCTCTTAAAGATAGATGGCGTTGTAACATTTAAAGGCAGAGCAAAAATTGGTTTAGGCTCAAAGTTTATCATAGATAAAGAGGCTACTTTTAGTGCTGGAGAGAGGTTTGGCATAACAGGCGAGACTACAATTTTATGTGCTAAAAAAATAACTATTGGAGATAATGCCAGAATATCGTGGCAATGTATAATTATGGATAGTGACCACCACCCAGTTTTTGATAAAAATTATAGTATTATAAATACTCCAACAGAAGTTAATATTGGCAATAATGTCTGGATAGGGGCTAGATGCTTTATACTGAAAAATACACTTATTGATGATGGCTGCATCATTGCAGCAAATACAACAATTACAAAAAAATTTAGTGGAGTTAAACATAGTGTCATTGGTGGAGATAGCGCTAGAGTCTTAAAAACAGATATAAGATGGTGCAACTGA
- a CDS encoding ABC transporter ATP-binding protein, with translation MFKRYLPYIKEYKKEYFLVVIGMLFTVAATTATAHIMKPLMDEMFIEKKEEMLYLIPLGLIGIYFFKSIGRYIQSVYMTYIGQHIVSRFREMMLEKIINFDMMYLYQNRSGELISRVTNDIDRIRYFVSNMLPELIRESLTVIALVAYVIYLNPMLSFYSLVLLPLAVYPIIQIGKKLKKYSRRSQEKNADVISRLTEVFNNSEIIKANATQKFELERFGVQNWQFFKINMKSVYVGDIVSPLMELVGAAGLAAVIYIGGREVYSGNMSVGEFSAFLTAVGLVFQPIRRIGSIYSKIQDALSASERVFELLDKENKIVDGKKVLKEDITHIEFRDVSLKYEERYILDGVNIEIKQGQNIALVGDSGGGKSTFINMLLRFYDPQDGSVLVNGINIKEFTQDSLKHHISLVTQRIYIFQDTLAANVAYGQDIDEKRVKDALILADALSFVESLEDGIETKMEEFGSNLSGGQRQRIAIARAIYKHASLILFDEATSALDNESEKRIQEALHNYTKDKITITIAHRLGTIQNADKILVVQKGKIIASGSHSELLESCEVYQRLAGGLKK, from the coding sequence GTGTTTAAAAGATATTTGCCATATATAAAAGAGTACAAAAAAGAGTATTTTTTAGTTGTGATTGGTATGCTCTTTACAGTCGCTGCAACGACTGCTACGGCTCATATCATGAAACCACTTATGGATGAGATGTTTATAGAAAAAAAAGAGGAGATGCTATATCTTATCCCTCTTGGACTCATTGGAATCTACTTTTTTAAATCTATTGGAAGATATATACAGTCTGTTTACATGACATATATCGGGCAGCATATAGTTAGTAGATTTAGAGAGATGATGCTTGAGAAAATCATAAACTTTGATATGATGTATCTCTACCAAAACCGCAGTGGCGAGCTAATTTCAAGAGTTACCAATGATATAGACAGAATCAGATACTTTGTGTCAAATATGTTGCCAGAGCTTATTCGTGAGAGTTTAACCGTGATAGCCCTTGTTGCTTATGTTATATATCTAAATCCTATGCTCTCTTTTTACTCTTTGGTTCTTCTTCCCCTAGCCGTCTATCCTATTATTCAAATAGGGAAAAAACTTAAAAAATATTCTCGCCGTTCTCAAGAGAAAAACGCAGATGTTATAAGCAGACTAACAGAGGTTTTTAACAACAGTGAAATCATAAAAGCAAATGCAACGCAGAAGTTTGAGCTAGAGCGTTTTGGCGTACAAAACTGGCAATTTTTTAAGATAAATATGAAATCTGTTTATGTTGGCGACATAGTCTCCCCTCTTATGGAATTAGTAGGTGCAGCGGGACTTGCGGCTGTCATATACATTGGTGGCAGGGAAGTTTACAGTGGCAATATGAGTGTTGGAGAGTTTAGCGCATTTTTAACCGCAGTTGGACTTGTTTTTCAACCTATTCGCAGAATAGGGTCTATTTATTCAAAGATTCAAGATGCCCTCTCCGCGAGTGAGAGAGTTTTTGAACTGCTTGATAAAGAGAACAAGATAGTTGATGGAAAAAAAGTTTTAAAAGAAGATATAACGCATATAGAGTTTAGAGATGTAAGCCTCAAATATGAAGAGAGATATATCTTGGATGGAGTCAATATAGAGATAAAACAAGGACAAAATATTGCACTTGTTGGCGATAGTGGGGGTGGTAAGAGTACCTTTATAAACATGCTTCTTAGATTTTATGACCCACAAGATGGCTCCGTACTTGTAAATGGTATAAATATAAAGGAGTTTACGCAAGATTCTCTAAAGCATCATATTTCGCTAGTTACTCAAAGAATTTACATATTTCAAGATACTTTAGCCGCAAACGTTGCTTATGGGCAAGATATAGATGAGAAAAGAGTAAAAGATGCGCTTATATTAGCCGATGCTTTGAGCTTTGTAGAGTCGCTTGAAGATGGGATAGAGACAAAAATGGAAGAGTTCGGCTCAAATCTATCAGGCGGACAAAGACAGCGCATAGCAATAGCTAGAGCTATCTATAAACATGCTTCACTTATACTCTTTGATGAAGCCACTTCTGCACTTGATAATGAGAGTGAAAAGAGGATTCAAGAAGCGCTACATAACTATACAAAAGATAAAATAACCATCACAATCGCACACAGATTAGGAACAATACAAAATGCAGATAAGATTTTGGTTGTACAAAAGGGTAAAATTATAGCAAGCGGAAGCCACTCTGAACTGCTAGAGAGTTGTGAAGTGTATCAAAGATTGGCTGGTGGACTTAAAAAATAG
- a CDS encoding UDP-N-acetylglucosamine 4,6-dehydratase produces the protein MKKILNLIGRTKELFIDDINTHNKELKNIVSSSTFLVLGGAGSIGQAVTKEIFKRHPKKLHVVDISENNMVELVRDIRSSFGYIDGDFQTFALDIGSSEYDAFIKSDGKYDYVLNLSALKHVRSEKDPFTLMRMIETNVFNTDKTLLQSIENGVKKYFCVSTDKAANPVNMMGASKRIMEMFVMRKSQQIDVSMARFANVAFSDGSLLHGFDQRIKKLQPIVAPNDIKRYFVTTQESGELCLMSCIFAQNRDIFFPKLSENLHLITFAEIAVKYLKDLGYEPYLCKDEDEARNFFTENFKSNTEHSKQWPCLFTASDTTGEKDFEEFFTDAETLDMNRFENLGVIKNEANYDEEKLNHFENTIKKYKQNLTWTKEDIVKEFFKMIPDFGHKESGKYLDAKM, from the coding sequence ATGAAAAAAATATTAAACCTAATAGGAAGAACAAAAGAGCTTTTTATAGATGACATTAATACTCATAATAAAGAGCTTAAAAATATAGTTTCATCTTCAACTTTTTTGGTTCTCGGCGGTGCTGGAAGTATCGGTCAAGCAGTCACCAAAGAGATATTTAAACGCCACCCTAAAAAGCTACATGTAGTAGATATATCTGAGAACAATATGGTTGAGTTGGTTAGAGATATACGAAGTAGTTTTGGATATATTGATGGAGATTTCCAAACCTTTGCTTTAGATATTGGTAGCTCTGAATATGACGCTTTTATCAAGTCTGATGGGAAATATGATTATGTTTTAAATCTCTCAGCACTCAAACATGTAAGAAGTGAAAAAGATCCATTTACACTTATGCGCATGATTGAGACAAATGTTTTTAATACCGATAAAACACTTCTACAATCCATAGAAAATGGGGTAAAAAAGTACTTTTGTGTAAGTACAGATAAAGCCGCAAATCCAGTAAATATGATGGGTGCTAGCAAGCGAATCATGGAGATGTTTGTGATGAGAAAATCACAGCAGATAGATGTCTCAATGGCACGATTTGCAAATGTGGCTTTTAGTGATGGAAGCCTTCTTCATGGTTTTGATCAGCGTATAAAAAAACTCCAACCCATAGTCGCTCCAAATGATATAAAAAGATACTTTGTTACAACGCAAGAGAGCGGTGAACTTTGTCTTATGTCTTGTATTTTTGCTCAAAACAGAGATATATTTTTCCCAAAACTAAGCGAAAATCTACATCTAATAACTTTTGCAGAGATTGCAGTAAAGTATTTAAAAGATTTAGGATATGAACCATATCTTTGCAAAGATGAAGATGAAGCAAGAAATTTTTTCACTGAAAATTTCAAATCAAATACAGAGCATTCAAAGCAGTGGCCATGCCTATTTACGGCAAGTGATACGACTGGAGAGAAGGATTTTGAAGAGTTTTTTACAGATGCAGAAACCTTAGATATGAATAGATTTGAGAATTTAGGTGTTATAAAAAATGAAGCAAATTATGATGAAGAGAAATTAAATCATTTTGAGAATACAATAAAAAAATATAAACAAAACCTCACATGGACAAAAGAAGATATTGTAAAAGAGTTTTTTAAAATGATTCCAGATTTTGGACATAAAGAGAGCGGTAAGTATCTTGATGCAAAGATGTAA
- a CDS encoding LegC family aminotransferase, producing the protein MKNIVDFIQNTFKTKEFVPLHEPRFIGNEKKYLNDCIDSTFVSSVGKYVDTFEKEFALRVGSKYAIATVNGTAALHVSLLLVDVKKDDEVITQPLTFIATCNAISYLGAKPVFVDVDIDTMGLSPDSLKRFLEKNCEIKNSTCINKISGKVIKACVPMHTFGHPCRIDEIKEICDKWNISLVEDAAESLGSYYKNRHTGTFGKVGAFSFNGNKIITSGGGGVIVTDDEAIAKRAKHITTTAKIPHPYEYVHDEVGYNYRLPNINAALLVAQLEQLDGFLASKRELALRYKEFFSKSEIVFAEEPKESKSNYWLQAILLSDKNQRDEFLEFTNKNGVMTRPIWRLMNELEMFKDCQRDNLKNAKYLEQRVVNIPSSVIL; encoded by the coding sequence ATGAAAAATATAGTAGATTTTATACAAAATACTTTTAAAACTAAAGAGTTTGTTCCGCTTCATGAACCTAGATTTATAGGAAATGAAAAAAAATATTTAAACGACTGCATAGACTCTACTTTTGTCTCAAGCGTTGGTAAATATGTAGATACTTTTGAAAAAGAGTTTGCTTTGCGTGTAGGAAGTAAATACGCAATAGCAACGGTAAATGGAACTGCGGCGCTACATGTAAGTTTATTGCTTGTAGATGTAAAAAAAGACGATGAGGTTATCACTCAACCACTTACCTTTATAGCTACATGTAATGCTATCTCTTATCTTGGTGCAAAACCTGTTTTTGTGGATGTTGATATTGATACTATGGGTTTGAGTCCAGATTCACTAAAGAGATTTTTAGAAAAAAATTGTGAGATAAAAAACAGTACATGTATAAATAAAATCTCTGGCAAAGTGATAAAGGCTTGTGTCCCAATGCACACTTTTGGGCATCCTTGTCGTATTGATGAGATAAAAGAGATTTGTGATAAGTGGAATATATCTTTAGTAGAAGATGCAGCGGAGAGTTTGGGAAGTTACTATAAAAATAGGCATACAGGTACTTTTGGCAAAGTTGGAGCATTTAGTTTTAATGGCAATAAAATTATCACCTCAGGTGGGGGCGGAGTTATAGTTACAGATGATGAGGCGATAGCAAAAAGAGCAAAACACATCACAACAACAGCTAAAATCCCGCACCCTTATGAGTATGTACATGATGAGGTAGGCTACAACTACAGACTGCCAAATATAAATGCAGCCCTGCTTGTGGCTCAATTAGAGCAACTTGATGGATTTTTAGCCTCTAAAAGAGAGCTAGCTTTAAGATATAAAGAGTTTTTTTCAAAAAGTGAGATAGTTTTTGCAGAGGAGCCCAAGGAGAGTAAATCAAACTACTGGCTCCAAGCGATACTCTTAAGCGATAAAAACCAAAGAGATGAATTTTTAGAGTTTACAAATAAAAACGGCGTAATGACAAGACCTATTTGGCGGCTTATGAATGAGCTTGAGATGTTTAAAGATTGTCAAAGAGATAATTTAAAAAATGCTAAATATTTAGAACAAAGAGTTGTAAATATACCAAGTAGTGTGATTTTATAA
- a CDS encoding NeuD/PglB/VioB family sugar acetyltransferase, whose protein sequence is MKEKIILIGGGGHCHSVIDVIELEDKYEIVGIIDIKENIGKKVLGYEIIGCDDDLSTIFQTCKNAVITVGQVKSNSIRVELFEKLKRVGFKLPTIISPLAYVSKHACVDEGTVVMHHALINANAKIGKNCIINTKALIEHDAIVEDYCHISTASVVNGGVIVKADTFFGSNATSKQSVKVEGFIKAGSVAK, encoded by the coding sequence ATGAAAGAAAAAATAATTTTAATCGGTGGCGGTGGGCATTGTCATAGTGTTATAGATGTTATTGAGCTTGAAGATAAGTATGAAATCGTAGGAATTATTGATATCAAAGAGAATATTGGAAAAAAAGTTTTAGGTTATGAAATTATTGGATGTGATGATGATTTGAGTACTATATTTCAAACTTGTAAAAATGCAGTTATAACAGTAGGACAAGTAAAATCAAACAGCATAAGAGTTGAGTTGTTTGAGAAGTTAAAAAGAGTGGGATTTAAACTGCCAACTATAATTTCGCCTTTGGCTTATGTGTCAAAGCATGCATGCGTAGATGAGGGAACTGTGGTTATGCATCATGCGCTTATAAATGCAAATGCAAAAATAGGTAAAAATTGCATCATAAACACAAAAGCTTTGATAGAACATGACGCGATTGTAGAAGATTATTGCCATATATCAACTGCAAGTGTTGTCAATGGTGGAGTGATAGTAAAAGCAGATACTTTTTTTGGAAGTAATGCAACTTCAAAACAGAGTGTAAAAGTCGAGGGATTTATAAAAGCTGGGAGTGTAGCAAAATGA
- the neuB gene encoding N-acetylneuraminate synthase: protein MSKVFIIAEAGVNHNGDIKLAKKLIDVACIAGVDAVKFQTFKAINLVSKNAQKAEYQKKNMSDGDDSQFNMLKKLELDIDTHKELIAYCNSNKIMFLSTPFDHDSIELLNDLGLQIFKIPSGEITNLPYLRHIGKLNKKIILSTGMADMGEIEDALDVLVNAGTKKENITVLHANTMYPTPMEDVNLRAMITIGEAFDVAFGYSDHTLGIEVPIAAVAMGATCIEKHFTLDCTMDGPDHKASLEPDELKAMVKAIRNIELAMGSGIKKPSKSEMPNIQIARKSIVAKSGIKKGEILSEENLAIKRPANGINPMRWDEIVGTIASKDYEEDELI from the coding sequence ATGAGCAAAGTCTTTATAATAGCAGAGGCAGGAGTTAATCATAACGGAGATATAAAACTAGCCAAAAAGCTTATAGATGTAGCTTGTATTGCAGGTGTTGATGCTGTTAAATTTCAAACTTTTAAAGCAATTAATCTTGTAAGTAAAAATGCACAAAAGGCTGAGTATCAAAAAAAGAACATGAGTGATGGCGATGATTCTCAGTTTAACATGTTAAAAAAATTAGAGCTAGACATAGATACGCACAAAGAATTAATCGCATACTGCAACTCAAACAAGATAATGTTTTTATCTACCCCTTTTGACCATGATAGTATTGAGCTTTTAAATGATTTAGGGCTGCAAATTTTTAAAATTCCAAGCGGAGAGATTACAAATCTCCCATATTTAAGACACATAGGAAAACTAAACAAAAAAATCATACTCTCAACTGGAATGGCAGATATGGGCGAGATTGAAGATGCCCTAGATGTTTTAGTAAACGCTGGAACAAAAAAAGAGAATATTACAGTCTTACATGCTAACACAATGTACCCAACTCCTATGGAAGATGTAAATTTAAGAGCGATGATAACAATAGGAGAAGCTTTTGATGTAGCATTTGGATATAGTGACCATACTTTAGGCATAGAAGTTCCTATCGCAGCAGTTGCAATGGGCGCTACATGTATAGAAAAACACTTTACACTAGATTGTACGATGGATGGACCAGACCATAAAGCTTCACTAGAGCCAGACGAACTCAAAGCGATGGTAAAAGCTATACGAAATATTGAGTTAGCAATGGGAAGCGGTATCAAAAAACCATCTAAAAGTGAAATGCCAAATATTCAAATAGCTAGAAAATCTATAGTTGCAAAAAGTGGCATAAAAAAAGGTGAAATTTTAAGCGAAGAAAACCTAGCTATAAAAAGACCAGCAAATGGGATAAACCCTATGAGATGGGATGAAATCGTTGGAACTATTGCTTCTAAGGACTATGAGGAAGATGAGTTGATATGA
- a CDS encoding ORF6N domain-containing protein, with translation MNEIITTDNQMIQDKIYTLRDEQVMLDKDLAELYGVETKRINEAVKNNQDKFQEDFFFELTNDEFSILRSKLSTAKFAKTRTNPKVFTEQGVYMLATILKSKVASQTTVLIIKTFANMRKFLLSNASIFQRLDSLEVKQIQSKLESDEKFNKIFNAIEEKGIPQKQHIFYNGQIFDAYLFVSDIIKNAKTSIKLIDNYVDETTLILFTKRDANVSMTIYTKTISAQLNLDLQKYNAQYPNIEIKKFDLSHDRFLIIDEKEIYHFGASLKDLGKKWFAVSKMDIDSFEFMEKLK, from the coding sequence ATGAATGAAATAATCACTACAGATAATCAAATGATACAAGACAAAATTTATACGCTAAGAGACGAACAAGTGATGTTGGATAAAGATTTGGCAGAGTTGTATGGAGTTGAAACAAAAAGAATTAATGAAGCAGTTAAAAATAATCAAGATAAATTTCAAGAAGATTTTTTCTTTGAATTGACAAATGATGAATTTAGTATTTTGCGGTCGAAACTTTCGACCGCAAAATTTGCTAAAACTAGAACTAATCCTAAAGTTTTTACAGAACAAGGTGTCTATATGTTGGCGACTATACTAAAGAGTAAAGTTGCTTCACAAACTACTGTTTTGATTATTAAAACATTTGCAAATATGAGAAAGTTTTTATTATCAAATGCGAGTATCTTTCAAAGACTAGACTCACTTGAAGTTAAACAAATCCAAAGCAAATTAGAATCAGATGAAAAGTTCAATAAAATCTTCAACGCTATAGAAGAAAAGGGCATACCACAAAAACAACATATCTTTTACAACGGACAGATTTTTGATGCATATCTTTTCGTAAGTGATATTATAAAAAATGCTAAAACATCTATAAAACTCATTGATAACTATGTAGATGAAACAACATTAATATTGTTTACTAAAAGAGATGCAAATGTAAGTATGACAATATATACAAAAACGATATCTGCACAGTTAAATCTAGATTTACAAAAATATAATGCTCAATACCCAAACATAGAGATAAAAAAGTTTGATTTATCACATGATAGATTTTTAATCATTGATGAAAAAGAGATATATCACTTTGGAGCTAGCTTAAAAGACTTAGGTAAAAAATGGTTTGCAGTCTCCAAGATGGATATTGATTCTTTTGAATTTATGGAGAAGTTGAAATGA
- the neuC gene encoding UDP-N-acetylglucosamine 2-epimerase — MSKRKICVVTGTRAEYGLLYWLMKEIQNDSELELQLIVTGMHLSPEFGLTYKEIEKDFKIDKKIEMLLSSDTAVGISKSMGLAQISFAEAYEELKPDILVVLGDRYEIFSAVSAAMIARVPIAHLHGGESTEGAFDESIRHSITKMSHLHFTATEEYKKRVIQLGEQPKRVFNVGGMGIENIKRLKLLTKKEFEESINFKLNKKNILVTFHPVTLENSTAKEQFQELLDAIDELRDTNIIFTKANSDTDGRVINQMCDEYVTNNHHKSICFTSLGQLRYLSALQHVDAMIGNSSSGLAEAPSFKIGTINIGDRQKGRIQAKSVIDCEPIKSSISQAFKKLYTQEFQELLKNTANPYGDGCASIKIVKELKKLDLDNILKKLFYDLRV, encoded by the coding sequence ATGAGTAAAAGAAAAATATGTGTAGTAACAGGAACTAGAGCTGAGTATGGATTGCTTTATTGGCTTATGAAAGAGATACAAAATGATAGCGAACTAGAACTTCAACTCATTGTTACAGGAATGCACCTAAGTCCAGAGTTTGGACTGACTTATAAAGAGATAGAGAAAGATTTTAAAATTGATAAAAAAATAGAGATGTTGCTCTCTTCAGATACTGCTGTTGGCATCTCAAAGTCTATGGGCTTGGCTCAGATAAGTTTTGCAGAAGCTTATGAAGAGCTAAAGCCTGACATATTGGTAGTTTTAGGCGATAGATATGAAATATTTAGTGCTGTAAGTGCTGCTATGATAGCTCGTGTTCCTATTGCGCATTTACATGGCGGAGAGAGTACTGAGGGCGCATTTGATGAGTCTATTCGTCATAGCATAACAAAGATGAGTCATCTTCACTTTACTGCTACAGAGGAGTATAAAAAGAGAGTTATTCAACTTGGAGAGCAGCCGAAGAGAGTTTTTAATGTTGGTGGAATGGGAATAGAAAACATTAAAAGATTAAAACTTTTAACAAAAAAAGAGTTTGAAGAGTCAATTAATTTTAAACTTAACAAAAAAAACATATTAGTAACTTTTCATCCCGTAACTCTTGAAAATTCAACCGCCAAAGAGCAATTTCAAGAGCTCCTTGATGCAATAGATGAGTTAAGGGATACAAATATAATTTTTACAAAAGCAAATAGTGATACAGATGGAAGAGTTATAAATCAGATGTGTGATGAGTATGTTACTAATAATCATCATAAATCAATTTGCTTTACTTCCTTAGGGCAGTTACGCTACTTAAGCGCATTGCAACATGTAGATGCTATGATTGGCAATAGCTCTAGCGGCTTAGCAGAAGCCCCTAGCTTTAAGATAGGAACTATCAACATCGGAGATAGGCAAAAAGGACGCATACAAGCCAAAAGTGTGATAGATTGTGAGCCTATAAAATCATCAATTTCTCAAGCGTTTAAAAAGCTTTACACTCAAGAGTTTCAAGAGTTATTAAAAAATACAGCAAACCCTTATGGTGATGGGTGCGCAAGTATAAAGATTGTTAAGGAACTAAAAAAGTTAGATTTAGATAATATTTTAAAAAAATTATTTTATGATTTAAGGGTTTAA
- a CDS encoding nucleotidyltransferase family protein, with protein MKRINNIKLKPTSTIKEALIIIDSGAMQIALIVDENDRLLGTLTDGDIRRGLLKGLDLNSSIESVIFKTPTVAKISDTKEEILKIALTKKLHQIPIVDEDGKIIGIQDIEELIKPKDKTNRVILMVGGLGTRLRPLTENTPKPMLKVGNKPILQTIVEKFAEYGYTNIVMCVNYKSHVIENYFGDGSEFGVNIEYVLEDKRMGTAGALSLLKTKPTEPFFVMNGDLLTNVNFAHLDNYHLSNNAMATMCVREYDFQVPYGVVSIKNSKILSIEEKPTHKFFVSAGIYMLSPEILEYIPKNQFYDMPTLFEDLISKNKNVVSFPLREYWLDIGRMEEFEKANNEYDEVF; from the coding sequence ATGAAAAGAATAAATAATATAAAACTAAAACCAACTTCAACTATAAAAGAAGCACTTATAATTATTGATAGTGGTGCCATGCAGATAGCTTTAATAGTTGATGAAAATGACAGGCTCTTAGGAACACTTACAGATGGAGATATAAGAAGAGGACTTCTAAAAGGGCTGGATTTAAATAGTTCCATAGAGTCTGTTATATTTAAAACTCCAACAGTTGCTAAGATAAGTGATACAAAAGAGGAAATTCTAAAAATAGCACTTACAAAAAAACTCCATCAAATTCCTATAGTAGATGAAGATGGAAAAATTATAGGTATTCAAGATATAGAAGAGCTTATAAAACCAAAAGATAAAACAAACAGAGTTATTTTAATGGTAGGAGGTTTAGGGACAAGACTTAGACCACTTACAGAAAATACTCCAAAGCCCATGCTTAAAGTTGGAAACAAACCAATACTTCAGACTATAGTGGAAAAATTTGCTGAGTATGGTTACACAAATATAGTTATGTGTGTAAATTATAAATCACATGTAATAGAGAACTATTTTGGGGATGGGAGTGAGTTTGGAGTAAACATAGAGTATGTCTTGGAAGATAAACGTATGGGAACAGCTGGGGCATTAAGTCTTCTTAAAACCAAACCAACAGAGCCATTTTTTGTAATGAATGGAGACTTGCTTACCAATGTTAACTTTGCTCATTTAGACAACTATCATCTCTCAAATAACGCAATGGCAACTATGTGTGTAAGAGAGTATGATTTTCAAGTGCCTTATGGGGTTGTAAGTATAAAAAATAGCAAAATACTCTCCATAGAAGAGAAACCAACACATAAGTTTTTTGTAAGCGCTGGAATATATATGCTTTCTCCAGAAATCTTAGAGTATATTCCAAAAAATCAGTTTTATGATATGCCAACACTCTTTGAAGATCTTATAAGCAAAAATAAAAATGTAGTCTCCTTTCCTTTGAGAGAGTATTGGCTTGATATTGGACGAATGGAAGAGTTTGAAAAAGCAAATAATGAGTATGATGAGGTGTTTTAA
- a CDS encoding acylneuraminate cytidylyltransferase family protein, whose translation MYKDKTFLVVIPARGGSKGLPGKNIKEICSKPLIAWSIEAGVKSKHVDEVMVTTDYQDIADIAKKYGANVPFLRPDFLASDTATSFDAIKHTIDFYKNELHKEFDYIVLLEPTSPLREDYDIDNMIEKIVNNENEFDSIVSIGEVHEHPSIMKKIINNNHLSSYCQELEMKTRRQDNDVAYFPYGVAYIVKTKSLLEEETFYTKRNTFYEIKRYQCYEIDDVYDFLAIENIMKFEWGI comes from the coding sequence ATGTATAAGGATAAAACTTTTTTAGTAGTCATTCCAGCACGTGGTGGAAGCAAAGGGTTGCCTGGTAAAAACATAAAAGAGATTTGCTCTAAACCACTCATTGCATGGAGTATTGAAGCTGGTGTTAAAAGTAAACATGTAGATGAGGTAATGGTAACAACTGATTATCAAGATATAGCAGATATTGCCAAAAAATATGGTGCAAATGTTCCATTTTTAAGACCTGATTTTTTAGCTAGTGATACTGCAACCTCATTTGATGCGATAAAACATACAATAGATTTTTATAAAAATGAGCTTCATAAAGAGTTTGATTATATTGTGTTGCTTGAGCCAACTTCACCGCTAAGAGAAGATTATGATATTGATAATATGATAGAAAAAATAGTTAATAATGAAAATGAGTTTGACTCTATCGTCTCAATAGGCGAAGTTCATGAACACCCATCCATTATGAAAAAAATTATAAACAATAATCATCTCTCTTCTTATTGCCAAGAGTTAGAGATGAAAACAAGAAGACAAGATAATGATGTTGCCTATTTTCCTTATGGTGTTGCATACATCGTAAAAACAAAATCTTTGCTAGAGGAAGAGACATTTTACACAAAAAGAAATACTTTTTATGAGATAAAGCGTTACCAATGTTATGAGATAGATGATGTTTATGATTTCTTAGCGATTGAGAATATAATGAAATTTGAATGGGGGATATGA